TCAGGTTCAACATACGAATGGGGAACAGGAACTGCGATAGGTTCTAACATTATTTCTGGTTCAGGAGCTTCAATCACTGTTTCTCCTGCTGCTACAACAACCTATTGGGTTAGAAGAATCAACTCTACACCATGTTCTACAGCAACAAGCGGTGTGACAGTAGCTGTAAATGTAACAACACCTTCCGGAGACCCAACCGCTTTTGGTAACAATGCATGGAATGTATACGGTTATAATGTTGGAAGTATGACTCCTGCTCTTGCAAATTATGCCGGATATTATACACAAAACACTTTAGGATTAAACACTCAGGATATGGCAAACAACGGATGGAACAATGAAACTTCTCCATCTTACTCTGCCGGATGGACTGGATGCCCTGTTCGTGTTGACGATTTTACAATGGTTCACAAAAGAAAAGGATTCCCATGTGGAAAATACCAGCTTTCTATGGACAACTGGGATGATGAAACAAGAGTTTATGTTAACGGAACAGTTGTATTTTACAATAGCGGATGGAGCGGAAGCAATCCAACGCCAACTGTAGTGGGAACTTATGCTCTTGACAGCAATTCAACTATTGAAGTAGTTACCAGAGAAATAGGTGGATATGCTAACGTGAAATTATCTTTGACAGCAATTAATGCTACTTATAACGGAACTTCATGGAGTACTTCTCCTGAAGGAGCTTCAATCGTCATAGACGGTGATTTGCAACTAAACAGCAATTTGAATGTTTGTTCTTGTAAAGTAAACCCAAATAAAACGCTAAAAGTAAATCCTGGTGTAAACCTGCTTGTACAAAATGAAGTAGTTGTTGCTCCAACTGCAAACTTTATAGTAGAAAACAATGCAAGCCTTATTCAAGTTAATGATAATGCATCAAACAGCGGAAAAGTAACTGTAAGAAGAAATACAACTCCTGTTACCCGTTATGACTTTACTTACTGGTCTTCACCTGTAGCAGCTGCTGACTGGACATTGCGTGATTTGTCTCCAAACACATTAGCAGACAAATACCTAAGCTACAATGCTGCCGGAAACGGATGGGTTACAGAAATGAACGGAGCCGCAGCTATGCAAACAGGAAAAGGATATATAGTAAGAGCTCCTCAACAGTATTCACTTACAGCGCCGGTTATCTTTGAAACAAAATTCATTGGAGCTCCAAATAACGGAGTTAAAAAAATCGAGGCTAAGGTTGGAACTACATTAAAATCAAACCTGATCGGAAATCCATATCCTTCCGCTATCAGTGCAGATAAGTTCTATGAGGCAAACAAAGGAACAATTAAAGGTACATTCTATTTCTGGACACACAATATCGCGGTAAGCTCAACTCCGGATGCTAACGGAGTGTACAACTACAATCCTGCCAGCTACATTTCTTACAATGCAACAGGAGCAACAGGTAATGGTGATACAAGCAACTGTACAACTTGCGGAAATAATCCTTCAAACAAGTTCAAAGGAAATATTGCTTCAGGTCAGGGATTCTTTGTAGAGGCAAAAAACAGCGGTGATATCGTTTTCAATAACGCTATGAGAGTTACAGAAGCAACAGGTAACGGGCAATTCTACAGAAGCAACCCTAACGCTATTCAAAGCAGCGAAAACGGAAACGGAGAAGAAGAAACTGTTATTGAAAAGAACAGATTGTGGTTGAATATCACTAATGCTGCCGGGGCTTACAATGAAATTCTTGTAGGTTATGTTACAGGAGCTACAAACAGTATGGATGATGATTACGACGGAATAACATATGCTTCCGGAACTGCTCTTTACTCATTGCTTGATGCCAACAAATTGGTTATTCAGGGAAGATCATTGCCTTTCAGTACTGCAGATGTTGTTCCTTTAGGATATATGGCTGCTACTGCCGGTGATTACAGCATCGGGATTGAAAGCGTTGACGGTTTGTTTGAAAATCAGAAAGTTTTCCTTGTAGACAGATTGACTGGAACAGTACACAACATTAAGAATGACAGATACTATTTCTCAACTACAGCCGGTACTTTCAATTCAAGATTTGAAATCCGTTATGTAAATGAAGCTCTTGGGATTGATACTCCTAAAGTAAATGCGAATGATATCATCGTTTACAAAAAAGGAGACCAGATTGCTATCAAAGCAGATAATTTCACAATCGATACCGTTCAGGTTCTTGATTTGACAGGTAAAGAAATCTTCTTCAAAAAAGGAGTTAACAATAATGAGTTCACGACTACAGGAATAAACGTAGGAACACAGGTAGTTGTAGCAAAAATAACTTTGGATGACAACCAAACAGTTTCCAAAAAAGTCATCATGAATTAAGACTAGATAATTCACTTCAGAATCCCATAAGCAATCGTCTTGTTTATGGGATTTTTTTGTTTAAGGCTTTGCCAACAAGATGCTGACCGCGTTACCGCCAAAGCCAACAGCATTGACTAAAACTTTACGTATTGCTTTTTTTTCTTTTTGGTTTTCTGCAAAGGGCACGGCAATAAATTTTTGGTGCTGCATCATCAATAAGGCCATTTCAATACTCAACATTCCTGAAGCGCCAAAAGTATGCCCAATCTTCCATTTGTTAGTGGTTAGCATTGGCAGATGGTCTCCAAACAAAAGTTCAATTGCTTTTAGCTCAGAAGAATCACCCTTGATTGTTCCGGGGGCATGCATGACTATCGCATCTACATCTTTGATAGCTGTCGTTCCTAAAGCCATGGCCATCGATTTCTGGAAGCATTGGGCTTCGGCAGAAATAGAAATGCTATGTTCTAAAATTTCTGTCGCATAGCCAACACCTTCAATATAAGCAAGTGCATTTTGCCTTTCTCCTGTTTCCAGACAGGCTACCGATGCTCCTTCTCCCAACACCATAGAATTTTGGTTTTTTTCCCTATCAAAAGCACGGCATGGAAATTCATCCTGGCTTTTAGAATAGATTTTCAGGGCATTCATCTGGGCGATAGTAAATGGCGTAAGGGGAGCCTCGCTACCGCCTACCAAAAACTTGTCTGCCATACCTGAACGCAACCATGCTATACCGTTAAGCACGGCATGTAGGGCTGTTGAACAGGTTATGGAATGAGATATTTCCGGACCTTTACTATTAAGGTCATGGGCTACCCAGGAAGAAATGTTTCCCAGAGTAGTAGTTGGCGATGCCAGAGTATGGGTTTTTCCGGTTTCCAGAAATTCCTGAAAATGTTTTTCAAATAGTTGGGTGGCGCCACGCGATGATCCAATATTGATACCAAAATCGTCCCCCTGTTTCCATCCTGCATTTTCTATAGCTTTTCGGGAAGCCATTATTGCATATAAAACAGATTCGTCCAAATTTTTATACTTACTTTCAGAATCTCTCAACTTTGCGATTTCATTCTTGAGATATCCGGGAAGCATGGCAGCCAAAGCCTTTGTATTCCCTATCGGGTATTCTGAAATTGAAGTTGCTCCGTTTAGATAATTCTGCCAGATTTGTTCCGGAGAATTCCCTAAAGGCGAAATCGAAGACAGGGACGTAATGGCTATTTTTTGAGACAAAACAGAATCATTATTTTAAGGCAAAGCAAATCTTGCCGGAATGTTTTCGGAACAAATTTAAACTATTTCTAAGGCTTCTTCCACAACAGCATATACTTTTTCCAATTGCTTATCCGAAATTATATAGGGCGGCAGTATATAGACAATATTGCCAACAGGACGCAAAACGATACCCTGATTTATAAAAAAATCATATAGTTTGTTCCGGAAGTCGCCATAATAGCTTTCTGATGTTTCCGTTTTAATTTCCAATGCAAAAATCACTCCCAGAGTTCTTGTTTCCTTTACTCTTGGATGACTGCTGATTTTTTTCTGAAATTCTGTATGTTTCTGATGTACCCGCCGGATATTGTCCTGCATTTCCTTACTCTTCAACAATTCAAGACTTGCCAAAGCGGCAGCACAGCCTGTAGGATTCGCAGTAAAAGTATGTCCGTGAAACAATGCCTTGTTAACATCGTCATTATAAAACCCATCGAACAATTCTTGAGTAAAAGTTGTTATGGCCATTGGAATTGTGCCTCCGGTCAAAGCTTTAGAAAGACACATCATATCCGGAGCATTTTCAAGATAATTACAGGCAAAATTTTGTCCGGTTTTCCCAAATCCGGTCATGACTTCATCTGCAATGGTAAAAACCGAATTCTCCCTACAGATAGCCATTAATTTATCCAAAGCAAAAGTTTCATACATTACCATTCCTGCCGCACCCTGAACCAGTGGCTCAAAAATAAACGCGGCATATTCATTTGTTTTAACCAGCTTTTCCAAAGCCTTAAACGATTCCTGCTCCTTTCCTTTTACGGGAACGGGAATACGGACTACTTCAATAAGCGAACCACGGAAAGCTTCCGTAAAAAAAGATATTCCACTAGCCGCCATTGCCGCAAATGTGTCACCATGGAAGGCATTCTCAAAAGCAATAATTTTTGTTCGTTTCTCTCCCTTATTGTAAAAATATTGCAACGCTACTTTTAATGCCACTTCAACGGCAGTCGAGCCATTATCAGAATAAAATATTTTCTTCTGGTTGTCCGGCAAAATTTCCATAAGTTTTTCCGAAAGCAGAACTGCCGGCTCATGCGTAAATCCGCCAAACAAAACATGTTCCAGGGATGTAAGCTGTTTGTGGATAGCATCGGCTATAAACCGGTTGCTATGTCCATAAGGGTTCACCCACCATGAAGCAATCGCATCAATATATTCTTTTCCGTTTTCATCCCATAATAAGGCGCCTTCGCCTCTTATAATTGCAATAGCAGGCTTTGCCAGCTTATGCTGTGTATAAGGATGCCAGTTATGCTGCTGGTCTCTTTCTGAAAGGGTCATACGCTCATCTTATTATAAGGCTTTCAAATTATTGGCAAATAAATCGGCATATTCCCGAATTACATTTTTATCAAAATAAGGCTCGTCCTCAATTCTGCCAATACATTTCAATCCGGTTTTACTTAGTATTATTTCTTCTGTGGCTTTGTTTTCGTTTCCATTGAATACAATTCCGGCAATATCAAGTTTTTTATCTCTCAATGCAGCAATAGTCAATAGCGTATGGTTAATACTTCCCAGATAATGCCTCGAAACAACAACAACTTTGTAATCTTTCTGAATCAAATCTATAACAGTATCTTTTTCATTTAAAGGCACAAATACGCCCCCGGCACCTTCAATTACAAGACTGTTCTTTGTTTTTGGTTGTTTTATCTTTTCCAGTTCGATAGTTATACCTTCCTTTTCCGCTGCAAAATGCGGACTGGCAGGCGTCTGCAACAAATAGCTGTTGGGATGGATTTTTGTTTTTGAATTGGTTAACAGCCTTTCTAATTTATGGCTATCGGAATTATCGGCATCGCCGGCCTGAATCGGTTTCCAATAATCGGCCTCCAGACTTTCTGTAATAATTGCTGAAGCAATGGTCTTGCCTACATCGGTTCCTATTCCTGTGACAAAAATTTTCATATTTGATGGTTCTATGTCTAATGCAGATTGAATATTTCAAAGGTACGACTTGAGATTAATTTCCGCGACAAACAGACAATTTATAGTTTTTCTATGCTATTTTAACCTCAAAACATGTGAATCCCGTAAGATTTTATTATAGTTTTTGAAAACAACCGCTTTTTTAATTGCTAAATTTGAAAGAAATAACCTCATAATCTGCAATAGTATGCCCATAGCAAAAGTACCGTCTTACATGAAAGCCGTTTATATTTCCTTGCTTATCATCATAATTATTTTTTTTATGATAATGGCGAAAGCAATATTAGTTCCTTTGCTTGTTTCCGGCTATATAGCCATGCTCATGACTTCATTCTGCAATCGTCTTGAAGGATGGAAAATACCCAGGTCACTAAGTGCATTTATTGCACTGCTTCTCATCATTCTGCTGGCTTTGGGATTAATTTTCTTTATTGTTTCCCAATTGCAAAGTTTTACAAATGACGTGGAAATGAATATGGAAGAAAGCCTGAATAATTTTGCTATAAAAATCAATACAAGTATTGAGAATTTTATTGGCTATGATATTGGTATGGGCGATGGTTTCAAGATTAAAAAAATCATGGAGCTTATCCAATCCGGTAACACCAATATTACCGAACTGCTTTTTACAACAATAGGAACCTTATCCAACATCATCCTTTTACCGGTTTTTATCTTTTTCTTATTGATTTACAGAGACCATCTTGCCGTTTTTGTTACAAAAGTATTTGACAAACAGCGCAACAAAGTACTCATGGAACATATGGTTTCTATGCGAAAAATTGTCCATGCCTATATTGTAGGCGCGGGAAAAGTGATGATTATTTTGGGAATCGTAAATACGGCTGTTTTATTTGCTTTGGGAATCAAACATGCCATCTTTTTTGGGATGATTGCCGGGTTGTTGAACATTATACCCTATGTAGGGCCTTTTATGGGTGCCTTAATGCCGTTTGCCTACGCTTTGATAACCAAAGACAGCTTATTTTATCCTTTTGCCGTTATTGTCTCTTTTACACTGATTCAGTTTATGGAAGGCAGTTTCCTGACACCTAAAATTACTGGTGCGAATGTAAACCTGAATGCATTTATTACTTTTTTAGGACTGTTGATAGGAGGAGCTATTTGGGGAGTAGTGGGAATGATTTTGATTATACCCACAATTGCCATATTAAAAAAGCTGTTTGAGCTAAGTCCGGACACAGAACCTTATGCCTACCTGTTTGGCGAGGAAGATGCGCAATGGTTTAAACGCCGAAAGCCTAAAACAGATAGTTAGCAAGTGTTTCCAAAACTTTGGTGATTTCTTCTCCGGAATTAAAACTATGGAGGCAAAACCGGAGCCTTTCCTGATTTTCAGGAACTGTAGGCGAAAGGATTGCCTTTACATCAAATCCGTGTTGCTGTAATTTGCCGGCTATCGCTTTTACTTTGTCATTGCCGGGTATTATGGCCGACTGTATGGCTGATTTATTTCGGACAAAAACCGGCTTTAATCCTAATCGCTGTTTCTCCTGATTAAAATGCAGGATATTGTTCCGCAATTTTTCAATTGCCGGCTTTTGGATTTCCAGATTTTTATAGGCAATTAAAATTCCGGCTACAGAGTGAGGCGGTAATGCCGTAGTATAGATAAAGCTACGGGCAAAATTCACCAGAAAATCCTTGAGTTGTTTCGAGCCTAAAATGGCCGCACCATGTGCTCCCAAACCTTTTCCAAAAGTGACTATCCTTGCAAAAATCTTGTCCTGCACACCCAAATCCTGTACTAATCCCTGACCTGATTCTCCAAAAACGCCTAAGGCATGGGCTTCATCAATAACCAAAAAGCAACCGTGTTGTTCTGAAATAATAGTGAGCCTTTCTAAATCAGGCGAATCACCATCCATTGAAAAAACAGATTCCGTAACAATATAAATAGCTAAATTTTCGGATTTATATTTTAAAATCAAGGCTTCCAGTTCGCCAAGATTGTTATGCTCAAATTTAAACGACCTGGCATTAGAAAGCCGGATACCATCCCGTATTGATGCATGGCTGTATTCATCATACAGTATGAAATCATTGCGTTGCGGAACGGAACTGAAAAACCCCAAATTGGCATCATAACCGGAATTAAACACCAAAGCCATTTCTGTATCATGGAAACGGGCTATATGTTCTTCCAATTCCTTATATAGAGCATGGTTTCCTGACAAAAGCCTTGAGCCGGTTGCCCCATTTTGAATTATGCCTTGGTGTGAAAGATACTGATGTGTCTGTTGGAAGATAGCTTCAGACTTTGAAAATCCCAGATAATCATTGGAAGCAAAATCAATCAGGTTATTGGGTTCGGGCAAAACCCTGAACGAGTTGCCCTGTTTTCTTTGTTCGATTTTTTGCTGCAAGGATTTTGGAAAACGTTTCATAGCAGCAAATGTAAGCAACTTTTATGCTGTTTGAAAGTTGTACATTTTAATACATAGCGTATATAAGTTTTATACCAAACAATAAAAAAAATAAATCCTTTCACTAAAAATCTCTTTGCGTCTCTGCGCCTTTGCGAGCAACTATTTCACGAAAAGACGCAGAGACGCAAAGTGAAAATAGGCTTTATTTTAATATAAACTCCATAACCATTTAAAACAAAAAAGCCCGGCAATTGCCAGGCTTTTATCTTGGAATAAAATCAGACTACTCTACAAGAATATTGATTTTATTGTCATTCATTTCTAATGTTCCGGATTCGATCGATAAATGATATTTTTTATCGTCTCCTAAAAAGAACTTGCCTTCTGCTTCTTTTGAAAATTCAAAGCTGTCAGCAGCAATCTTGATATCTCCTTTTGTCAGGATAGAAATAATTGCAGCGTGATGGTTTAGCATTTGGAATTCTCCATCAACTCCCGGAACCGTAACAGAAGTTACTGTTCCTGAAAATAATTTTGCTTCTGGCGATATAATTTCTAAATACATTTTTCTTTGCTTTAGGCTTTAAGCTTTAGGCTTGAAGCAATTAAAATTAAGCTTCAGCTAACATTTTTTGTCCAGCTTCGATAACATCTTCGATAGTTCCTTTCAAGTTGAAAGCTGCTTCCGGAAGGTGATCCAATTCTCCATCAATGATCATGTTGAATCCTTTGATAGTATCTTTAATATCAACCAAAACTCCAGGAATACCTGTAAACTGTTCCGCTACGTGGAAAGGCTGAGACAAGAAACGTTGAACACGACGAGCTCTTGATACTGCAAGTTTATCTTCTTCAGAAAGTTCTTCCATACCAAGAATCGCGATAATATCCTGCAACTGCTTGTATTTTTGAAGAATCTCTTTTACTCTTTGTGCACAGTTGTAGTGCTCATCACCCAAGATGTGTGGTGTTAAGATTCTTGAAGTAGAATCCAACGGATCCACAGCTGGGTAAATACCTAACTCGGCAATCTTACGAGACAATACTGTTGTTGCATCCAAGTGGGCAAATGTTGTTGCCGGAGCCGGGTCAGTTAAGTCATCCGCAGGAACGTAAACCGCCTGTACAGATGTAATAGATCCTTTATTTGTAGAGGTGATACGCTCTTGCATCGCACCCATTTCTGTTGCTAATGTTGGTTGGTAACCTACCGCAGATGGCATACGTCCTAAAAGAGCTGATACCTCAGAACCTGCTTGTGTAAAACGGAAGATGTTGTCCACGAAGAAAAGAACGTCTTTTCCTTGATCTGAACCAGCACCGTCACGGAAATACTCAGCGATAGAAAGACCAGAAAGTGCCACACGTGCACGAGCTCCTGGTGGCTCATTCATCTGACCGAAAACGAAAGTTGCTTTCGATTCTCTCATCCCTACTTTATCAACTTTAGACAAGTCCCATCCTCCATTTTCCATAGAGTGCATGAACTCCTCACCATACTTGATAATTCCTGACTCCAACATCTCACGAAGTAAGTCATTTCCTTCACGTGTTCTTTCACCTACTCCAGCGAATACTGAAAGTCCACCGTGACCTTTTGCAATATTGTTAATCAACTCCTGAATCAATACTGTTTTACCAACACCGGCACCACCAAACAATCCAATTTTCCCTCCTTTTGCATAAGGCTCAATCAAATCGATTACTTTAATACCTGTGAATAAAACTTCAGAAGATGTAGATAAATCTTCAAATTTTGGTGCCTGACGGTGGATTGACAATCCGTTATCGCCATCTTTTGGCAAATCTCCCAAACCATCAATAGCGTCACCGATTACGTTGAATAAACGACCGTAAACGTCTGGCCCTACCGGCATTTTGATTGGGTTTCCTGTACCAACAACTTCATAGCCTCTGCTTAAACCATCTGTAGAGTCCATTGAGATTGTACGAACAGTGTTTTCTCCAATGTGAGACTGCACTTCAAGTACTAGTAGTGTACCGTCTTTTTTAGTGATTTCTAACGAATCATAAATTTTTGGAAGTTCAACATCCTTTCCGTTGAAAACTACGTCAACTACCGGACCAATGATTTGAGCAACTTTTCCTATTACTTTTGACATTACTTATGTATTTATTAAATAGCTATTTAGGTTTATGAAAAACACCTCTTTTTTCAGAGCGCAAAGATAGTTTTAAAAATGAAAAATTAATAATGTTTTTATAAAAAAATACGAAAAAAATACAGGATTGTCTGTTTAACGAATATTACGACAACAAGTATGCAGAATTCCAAAAACGAAAAAAAGCCATTATGCTTTCACATAATGGCTTTTATATCTGGAAATTTATTTTAATTCAGAGTCTGTGGATACTGAATTGGATAATTCCCTATATTAATTTCAGGTATAGAGGCTCCATAGGTAGCTTCTATAGCTTTAAGAAACTCATTTGCTATAAATGCATAACCTCTTGCCGAAGGGTGAACCCCGTCTAAAGAGAAAGCTCCTCCAGTTACATAAGTCGCAGTCAAATGATAGTTCCCAAAACGAATTCCTCCATTCAACAACTGCGCCATTATTGCTTTTGTGTCAACCATTGCCAAACCTTTGGCTTCTGCTACATTTTTAATTGTAGCATTGTAGGCATCAGTAGCTACTTTTACCTCTCCAACCTCAGCATTGGTCAATACATTCCCATCCTGCAGCGGATATGTAACTCCTACCGTATTAAACGGAGCAGGCACTCCTGCCTGCGGGGTCCCAATGATTGTACGGGTTGGCAATAAAATATAATCTACGAAACTTCCATTGGCCAGTTTTTTTGCATGTCGTGCCTGTCCGTACAAGCTACCCATTAATCCTGCTTGTGGAGCAGGTACACCGGCACCTACCAGAGCTGTAGTAATCTGAACCGAATAGTCAACCAGCGACTCGTCTTTGATTAGCAGCGGATTTGAAGTTCCTGCCGCCAAAGTCGCAATACGATCTCCCTGCCCATATGCCGCCAATATCTGCTTAACAGGCCCAAGCAATTGAGTATTCAGCTGATTGGCCGTTGCCGCATCTAATGGAACAGGGTTATAAGGAACAGTGGTGAAATATGGAAGTGTATTAATGTATGGAAGGTTTGCTACAACTCCTTTAGCTCCATTTGCCGTCAAGGCATTTACCAATCCGTTGTATACATTGTCAAAAACTGTTGGATCTGTAATATCATTAGGCCCATATGTTGAAGGATTCAGATTACCTGTTCTATTAACTCCAACACCGCCGGAAGTAGCATAGCTCAACACATCATTCCCTCCAATCCATAATGAAAAGAAAGTCGGATTTTGAACCACGGCATCGCCAATAACAGAAGCAGAGGCCGAAGAATCAAATCTTCCGAAATAAGGATTTGCAGCCCCATATCCTGCTGCCGTTAAGTGGAAACTTTTAGCCCCCGGAACGCCCAGGTTATTAAACGTTCCTGAGAGCTGGTCCGTAATTGAAGTCCCCGAAACACCGGAAACGTTTACAGGCCCAACTCCATTAAAATATAATCTTGTAGGAAATTGAGGCACTTGATTTCCTCCCATTGAAAATCCCCCAACATTATCAACCATAAAAGGCACGGAAAAATTTCCTCCACCCACTAACGCAAATTGCTGCGCCAAAAAGCTAGGATACGAGTTTTCCTGACCTCTCTTAAAAAGAGCATTATCACTATAACCCGCAGCGAAAGAATCTCCTAACGCAACATATTTTGAAAAATCAGCTGATCCCGGCGAAACAGGAACATTTCCCGTAGAATCAGAATCGTCATCTGAACAGGCAATACCCAAGCTCAACGAAGCCAAGAGCAGCCATTTGAAATTTTTTATCATAATTGTATTTTTATAACGTTAGCCTTGATTTTTATGGATTGATAATCCAAGAAACTAAATACTGCTGCCCGATTCTTCCGGCTCCAATTACCTGTAGGTAATCATTTCCGAAAAGGTTCGACGCACTTATTTTAAATACTGATTTCATAGACGGAACCGCATAGTTCATCTGAGCATCAAATACCGTTACCGCCGGAATCATACCGTCAGCAAAAGAAGATTGCCAAAGATATTCGTCACTCCATCTTGCATTCAGATTGAATCCGAAATTCTTGAACAGGTTCTGATTTCCAAGAGAAGCCTTTACTCTATGTCTAGGCGTGTTGAAACCTGCTATAAAAGAAGGGTCTTTTGCCTGGTCGAAATCAAACTGAGCATGGTTGTAGTTGATTCCAAATTCAAAATCTTTGTAGATTTTCTTAGATAACCCTACACCAAAACCAAAAGAAGTTACATTTTCTGTAGTATTTGTATAGACCTGGTATACTCTACGGTCACCATTAGACAATGCCTGCAAACCTAGAAGAACATTCTGGTCTGACAAATCAGAACCAACTGTTCCGTAATAAGGACGGATAACACGGGAAGTACTCATGAAATCATTATAAATATTATAGTAAGCATTTAAATCAACAGCAATACCATTATCTGTAACCGACTTATATCCTACTTCAAATGCTTTTACCTGCTCAGGTTTTACTAACTTAATATTTACAATCTCCAAATCTGCAGGATTTTGCGATAATGCAAATGCCTGAACTGAAGGCACTGAATATACATTTGAATTATAGGCATCTCTACCAGACAAAGTAACGGTAGCCGGAGCTCCTAAAGCCTGACCCGCAGCACTTACATTCATAGTTTCCACATAACGGTCTAAGTTATCCTCAGCAGAACCTACCAATGCAAATGGCCCTAAATCCAATCCGATGTATTGATCCTGAGTTGTCGGGTTTCTGAAACCTGTCTGGAAAGACACTCTGAAATTGTGATTTTTTCTTTCTCCTGCAGAATATACGAAAGAGATTCTTGGAGAATACTGTCCGTCAAAATTCTGTGATTTATCATAACGGATCGACCCTGTAAACTTCAAACGATCATCCATAAACTTCTTCTGAACCTGAGTATAAATACCATATTCATCATATCTGATTGGTCCGTCAAAATCGGTAAAGATTGTTCCTTGAGAATCCAATTTGTAGCTTCTAAACGACCCCCCTACTTGAATTTCCGCAAACTGCACCAATTCTTTGAAGTTATAGTTACCATCAACATGGTATAATTGCGACTGGTCAATAAATTTCGCTCCTTTCGTAAGATCCGGATTTTGTATTACCGTTGCCAATGCATTATTAAACTCAGGCGATCCCGGCATATATCTTGGACCTCCCGTTGGCTGTGTGGCAAACTGAGGCAAGCCAACTAACGCTGCTGGCAATTGGTTATAATCTGCATATTGTCTTGCGATTCCGGCAGCCTGGGTTGTACTTGCACCCATAACAGCACTTGACAATTGATATGCCGTTGCATAATTAGTGAACCACTCCTGATCTGTTTTCCATGCCCTGTTTACGTTCCATGCCGCAAAACGCATATCATATGAGTTACCGGCATCTTCTGTAGTCATATAAGCTCTAACAAAGAAATTTCTGTTTTTAACTTCCAGTTTACTCTGCTGCATGAT
This portion of the Flavobacterium lindanitolerans genome encodes:
- a CDS encoding aminotransferase class I/II-fold pyridoxal phosphate-dependent enzyme — protein: MKRFPKSLQQKIEQRKQGNSFRVLPEPNNLIDFASNDYLGFSKSEAIFQQTHQYLSHQGIIQNGATGSRLLSGNHALYKELEEHIARFHDTEMALVFNSGYDANLGFFSSVPQRNDFILYDEYSHASIRDGIRLSNARSFKFEHNNLGELEALILKYKSENLAIYIVTESVFSMDGDSPDLERLTIISEQHGCFLVIDEAHALGVFGESGQGLVQDLGVQDKIFARIVTFGKGLGAHGAAILGSKQLKDFLVNFARSFIYTTALPPHSVAGILIAYKNLEIQKPAIEKLRNNILHFNQEKQRLGLKPVFVRNKSAIQSAIIPGNDKVKAIAGKLQQHGFDVKAILSPTVPENQERLRFCLHSFNSGEEITKVLETLANYLF
- the bioD gene encoding dethiobiotin synthase, producing the protein MKIFVTGIGTDVGKTIASAIITESLEADYWKPIQAGDADNSDSHKLERLLTNSKTKIHPNSYLLQTPASPHFAAEKEGITIELEKIKQPKTKNSLVIEGAGGVFVPLNEKDTVIDLIQKDYKVVVVSRHYLGSINHTLLTIAALRDKKLDIAGIVFNGNENKATEEIILSKTGLKCIGRIEDEPYFDKNVIREYADLFANNLKAL
- a CDS encoding AI-2E family transporter, which produces MPIAKVPSYMKAVYISLLIIIIIFFMIMAKAILVPLLVSGYIAMLMTSFCNRLEGWKIPRSLSAFIALLLIILLALGLIFFIVSQLQSFTNDVEMNMEESLNNFAIKINTSIENFIGYDIGMGDGFKIKKIMELIQSGNTNITELLFTTIGTLSNIILLPVFIFFLLIYRDHLAVFVTKVFDKQRNKVLMEHMVSMRKIVHAYIVGAGKVMIILGIVNTAVLFALGIKHAIFFGMIAGLLNIIPYVGPFMGALMPFAYALITKDSLFYPFAVIVSFTLIQFMEGSFLTPKITGANVNLNAFITFLGLLIGGAIWGVVGMILIIPTIAILKKLFELSPDTEPYAYLFGEEDAQWFKRRKPKTDS
- a CDS encoding beta-ketoacyl synthase N-terminal-like domain-containing protein; this translates as MSQKIAITSLSSISPLGNSPEQIWQNYLNGATSISEYPIGNTKALAAMLPGYLKNEIAKLRDSESKYKNLDESVLYAIMASRKAIENAGWKQGDDFGINIGSSRGATQLFEKHFQEFLETGKTHTLASPTTTLGNISSWVAHDLNSKGPEISHSITCSTALHAVLNGIAWLRSGMADKFLVGGSEAPLTPFTIAQMNALKIYSKSQDEFPCRAFDREKNQNSMVLGEGASVACLETGERQNALAYIEGVGYATEILEHSISISAEAQCFQKSMAMALGTTAIKDVDAIVMHAPGTIKGDSSELKAIELLFGDHLPMLTTNKWKIGHTFGASGMLSIEMALLMMQHQKFIAVPFAENQKEKKAIRKVLVNAVGFGGNAVSILLAKP
- the bioA gene encoding adenosylmethionine--8-amino-7-oxononanoate transaminase, producing MTLSERDQQHNWHPYTQHKLAKPAIAIIRGEGALLWDENGKEYIDAIASWWVNPYGHSNRFIADAIHKQLTSLEHVLFGGFTHEPAVLLSEKLMEILPDNQKKIFYSDNGSTAVEVALKVALQYFYNKGEKRTKIIAFENAFHGDTFAAMAASGISFFTEAFRGSLIEVVRIPVPVKGKEQESFKALEKLVKTNEYAAFIFEPLVQGAAGMVMYETFALDKLMAICRENSVFTIADEVMTGFGKTGQNFACNYLENAPDMMCLSKALTGGTIPMAITTFTQELFDGFYNDDVNKALFHGHTFTANPTGCAAALASLELLKSKEMQDNIRRVHQKHTEFQKKISSHPRVKETRTLGVIFALEIKTETSESYYGDFRNKLYDFFINQGIVLRPVGNIVYILPPYIISDKQLEKVYAVVEEALEIV
- a CDS encoding FoF1 ATP synthase subunit delta/epsilon, giving the protein MYLEIISPEAKLFSGTVTSVTVPGVDGEFQMLNHHAAIISILTKGDIKIAADSFEFSKEAEGKFFLGDDKKYHLSIESGTLEMNDNKINILVE